Proteins encoded by one window of Scatophagus argus isolate fScaArg1 chromosome 4, fScaArg1.pri, whole genome shotgun sequence:
- the LOC124057335 gene encoding cyclin-G2-like yields the protein MRELQAIDSLLLKELKSCCAKEHNFLPRETGLKLMESASTENHSGVSAKCRDSRVEELWGLTSFFGYSTQTFVHAVNLLDRFLTVMKVQPKHLPCIGVCCLHIAAKMVEEESNVSPTHELIRISQSKFTVSDLCRMEKIISEKLSVEPEVVTALTFLHLYYSAFTSLSVGREEIPSIGSLEAQLKACLCRLVFSKAKPSVLALSLIAQKFDALQSITFLKIVQQFQKHLKINDSELLHWKELVAKCMTEYCSSECNKPDNKKLVWIVSRRTAQNLQANHFSVPGLPTIPEGSWDKSESEDSCEDMSCGEDSPWGSPGSDGEGAFFPSTFLNCRK from the exons ATGAGGGAACTTCAAGCTATTGACAGCTTACTCTTGAAAGAGCTGAAGTCCTGTTGTGCAAAAGAGCACAACTTTCTTCCCAGAGAGACTGGCCTGAAGCTGATGGAGTCAGCCTCCACAGAG AATCACAGTGGAGTGTCTGCGAAATGCAGAGACAGCAGAGTGGAGGAGCTGTGGGGCCTGACCAGTTTCTTTGGCTACAGCACACAAACCTTTGTTCATGCTGTCAATTTGCTTGACAGATTCCTCACCGTTATGAAG GTACAGCCCAAGCACTTGCCCTGTATTGGAGTCTGCTGTCTTCACATTGCAGCCAAAATGGTTGAGGAAGAGAGCAATGTCTCACCCACCCATGAACTCATTCGCATCAGCCAAAGCAAGTTCACTGTGTCAGACCTCTGTCGCATGGAGAAAATCATCTCAGAGAAGCTCAGTGTGGAGCCTGAAGTTGTCACAGCCTTAACCTTTCTGCACCTCTACTACTCAGCCTTCACGTCCCTGTCTGTCGGAag GGAGGAGATCCCAAGCATTGGGAGTCTGGAAGCCCAGCTAAAAGCCTGCTTATGCCGGCTTGTTTTCTCTAAAGCAAAA CCATCGGTGCTGGCACTGTCCCTCATTGCTCAGAAATTTGACGCCCTCCAATCGATCACCTTCTTGAAGATTGTCCAGCAGTTCCAAAAACACCTTAAG ATTAATGACAGCGAGCTTCTCCACTGGAAGGAACTTGTGGCCAAGTGCATGACTGAATATTGCTCAAGTGAATGTAATAAACCAGACAACAAAAAGCTTGTTTGGATCGTGTCCAGGAGGACGGCACAGAATCTTCAGGCAAATCACTTCAGTGTACCTGGTCTGCCGACTATTCCTGAGGGGAGCTGGGACAAGAGTGAGAG TGAGGACTCCTGTGAGGACATGAGCTGTGGGGAAGACAGCCCATGGGGCTCACCAGGAAGTGACGGCGAAGGAGCCTTCTTCCCCTCCACCTTTCTCAACTGCAGAAAGTGA
- the LOC124057341 gene encoding sia-alpha-2,3-Gal-beta-1,4-GlcNAc-R:alpha 2,8-sialyltransferase-like → MVRIAKALGLVILCVAVLILSLISYVSLRKDSFFASSKYYMGGPRIMFHAGFRSQFAMNFLDPSFIPLTNALNEELQGKPFKWKFNKTAFHQQRKDIFSYIDIPNNFSLTKNSVHVGQLMHFDYSSHKYVFSISNNFKSLLPDTSPIHNKHYSICSVVGNSGILTGSHCGPEIDQADFVFRCNFAPTEVYSKDVGKKTNLTTFNPSILERYYNNLLTIQDRNNFFLNLKKLEGAILWIPAFFLHTSATVTRTLVDFFVEHKGQLKVELAWPGNIMHSVNKYWKSKNLSPKRLSTGILMYTLASAMCDEIHLYGFWPFGWDPNTGKDLPYHYYDKKGTKFTTKWQETHQLPSEFKLLYKLHREGVIKLSLTHCT, encoded by the exons ATGGTCCGCATCGCCAAGGCCCTGGGTTTGGTTATTCTGTGCGTCGCTGTGCTCATACTGTCGCTCATCAGCTATGTGTCCCTGAGAAAAGACAGCTTCTTCGCATCTTCTAAATACTACATGGGAGGCCCGAGGATTATGTTCCATGCAGGATTTCG GTCTCAGTTCGCAATGAATTTCCTGGACCCCTCTTTCATCCCCTTAACTAATGCCCTGAATGAGGAGCTCCAAGGAAAACCGTTCAAATGGAAGTTCAACAAGACTGCTTTTCATCAGCAGAG gAAAGATATCTTCAGCTACATTGACATTCCCAACAACTTCTCCCTCACAAAAAACAGCGTTCATGTCGGCCAGCTCATGCACTTTGACTACTCCAGCCACAAGTATGTCTTCTCCATCAGCAACAACTTCAAATCCCTGCTCCCAGACACTTCTCCTATCCACAACAAGCATTACAGTATATGCTCTGTGGTGGGCAACAGCGGCATCCTGACAGGCAGTCACTGCGGCCCAGAAATCGACCAGGCCGACTTCGTGTTCCGATGCAATTTCGCTCCCACAGAGGTCTACTCCAAGGATGTCGGCAAGAAGACCAACCTGACCACCTTCAACCCCAGCATCCTAGAGAGGTACTACAATAATCTGCTGACCATTCAAGACAGGAATAATTTCTTCCTCAACCTGAAGAAGCTGGAGGGAGCTATCTTATGGATCCCTGCCTTTTTTCTTCACACGTCAGCCACAGTAACCAGGACCCTGGTGGACTTCTTTGTGGAGCACAAGGGCCAACTGAAGGTTGAACTGGCCTGGCCAGGAAACATCATGCACAGTGTCAACAA ATACTGGAAGTCTAAAAACCTGTCTCCTAAACGTCTCAGCACTGGAATCCTCATGTACACACTGGCCTCTGCCATGTGTGATGAGATCCATCTCTACGGGTTCTGGCCTTTTGGCTGGGACCCCAATACGGGTAAGGACCTGCCTTACCACTACTACGACAAGAAAGGGACCAAATTCACTACCAAGTGGCAGGAGACCCACCAGCTGCCCAGCGAGTTTAAGCTGCTCTACAAGCTGCACAGGGAAGGCGTGATTAAACTCAGCTTGACGCACTGCACTTAG
- the LOC124057343 gene encoding ras-related protein Rab-27B-like has translation MADWDYDYLIKLLALGDSGVGKTTFLHRYTDNKFNRKFTTTVGIDFREKRVTYTGTGADGTSERNFKVHLQLWDTAGQERFRSLTTAFFRDAMGFLLMFDLTNHQSFLNIRNWMSQLQANAYCDSPDIVLVGTKADLRDVRDVHVRQARDLADRYGIPYFETSAVTGVDVDRAVTTLLDLVMKRMEQSTYGGRSSEPNGSPVASHEEEEAPVRRRCAC, from the exons ATGGCTGACTGGGACTATGACTATCTGATCAAGCTGTTGGCCCTGGGAGACTCAGGGGTGGGAAAAACCACTTTCCTCCATAGGTACACTGACAACAAGTTCAACCGCAAGTTCACAACCACAGTGGGCATTGACTTCAGGGAAAAGAGAGTG ACATACACAGGGACAGGCGCAGATGGAACAAGTGAGAGGAACTTCAAAGTCCATCTTCAGCTTTGGGACACAGCAGGACAAGAGAG GTTTCGCAGCCTCACTACAGCTTTCTTCAGAGATGCCATGGGCTTTCTGCTGATGTTCGACTTGACCAATCACCAAAGCTTCCTCAACATCAGGAACTGGATGA GTCAACTACAAGCCAATGCATACTGTGATAGTCCAGACATTGTGTTGGTGGGCACCAAGGCTGACCTCCGCGATGTTAGGGATGTTCACGTCAGACAGGCCAGAGATTTGGCAGACAGATACGG CATTCCCTACTTTGAGACAAGTGCAGTGACTGGTGTTGATGTGGACCGGGCAGTGACCACCCTGCTGGACCTGGTGATGAAGAGGATGGAACAGAGCACTTACGGGGGCCGCAGTTCTGAACCCAATGGCAGCCCAGTCGCCAGccatgaagaagaggaagccCCTGTCAGGAGGAGGTGTGCATGCTGA